The sequence below is a genomic window from Silene latifolia isolate original U9 population chromosome 7, ASM4854445v1, whole genome shotgun sequence.
TAATGAAGAGGGATAGATTCGTTCTCGAGATTTAGTCGGCTTGTTGAGGTGATATTGAGTGagcgattcgagatcctataagttgattcagattctataagttgattcgattgagatcctataagttgattgattcagaTTTTATAAGTTGATTCGGATATAAGTTGATTGATCCGACGGGTATTTTATAAGTAGAAATGGGTAAATCTCAAAAAGTTgattcagatccaataagttgattcagatcctataagttgattgattgattcatccTATAAGGTTTGATTCAGATGAATAAGTTTGATGCGCGCTTTATAGGTAAGTTTGAAGAGGAATAGATTCATTCTCGAGATTTAGGAGAATTTGTGATATTGAGTGAGAAATGGGGTGAAATGAGGTGGGGTATTTGTTTATTAAAAGTTGCATTCAAAGGAATTAATTGTGAGGGGGACAAAAGGGATAGTGGATGGGACAAATTTTGGTGAGATTTGAACAATTATTGGAGGTGTTGTTTAGTTTTTTAAGCAAGGGAGTTGTTAGATTAGTAGTAGGATGTAGAGAACACAAATGGTTAAATGTTTGTTAGAGGGATCATGATTATTGACTAATCAAATAATTGAGGTTTGTATTAGAAAGAAGAATCAAGCAATGTTGGTGGATTGGGCTACATTGATCTTATTGGGCTTTGGATATTATGGAATGAACATTTAGAATGAGTGACACAATTGGTTGATAAGTGGACATTGTATATTTTGTAGACGATCATATTCGTCTAACTCATAAAGTGTACAATGAGTGAATATTAGTATCTCGTATAAGCGGATGAGGCAAGAATTTGTCACTTTGAAGACATTTTTTTTTTACTCATTCATTTATTTGATACTTTTTATTATTTAAGACGAATAAGAtaatcttaaacaagaatttgtgattctGACCATTATGTAACTCAACTTATATCCATTTATTATATTGGTTTTAAGTTATCGATTTATATTTCAATTGGTTTGAATTTAACCTCCATATTTTATAATCTGACCTAAAGCTTAAAGCAAGCAAGCACAAATATAGCAACTAAAATGTTATCCAGTGTCCGGATTAATCAAACCTCACCAAGGCCACCTCAATCTTTGTTAATAGTCATTGCTTGTGACCGTCTTTTTCCTGTGATGTCTCACAGCCTCTTCTCCACTTGCTCTCCCACTTGCTCTTTGTGAGAGGTTTCTTTAAAAAGACGGATTTTATCCATTTTCAATGAAAATTTGTGCCATGTTAAATTGATCCGATACAAAATGTATTATTTGGCCTATCCATCTTTAAACTAATCATGCAATAAAATTTATGAATCCTTTGGAATCACAAGTTCATAAACTTTGAAAAAGAAGCTGAATCAGATCAAGTTTGCAGGAAGACCAAATTTAAGGTGTACACTCATTCTGAAACCAATTTAAGGATATGTAAATGGGTGGGGGCAAAATCTCACTTTAAACGGCGCATTAtcaataaaatgggtagggggacaaaTATGTGACTATttacataataagacaaacaagtgAGATGGTTATGGCAAAATGAGTATTTTGTGAAAAATGAGATCCGTCATACGTATGAGCGGATAGACGGATAGTTGGTAAATGTAATAGTCCTTCACTAAATCAAGACTCTTTTTAAAATAGTGACCAACTACCAAACTACCTAATTCAGAATGGGACATAACATTACCATAAATACAACTTCGTACTATACAAGTGAATTACTTGACCCGCGGATCGGGTCGTAGAGAACTCACCAGTTTAACCACAGCTCTGAAATTCGAGTGATGAAAAAGAAGTGATGTTAAAATTCCTCAGAGAGAACTTCTTCAATGCATGGCATAAAACCCAACTCGAATTTGCGTAAAATCAAACTAATCAAGAAAATAAATCAAGAAAATTGATTTTTAATAGTCCTTCACTGAATCAAGACTCTTTTTAAAATAGTGACCAACTACCAAACTACCTAATTCAGAATGGGGCATAACATTTTACCATAAATACAACTTTATACTTACAAGATGAATATGTTTGATCCTTTGCGGATCGGGTCGTAGAGAACTCACCAGTTTAACCACGGCTCTGAAATTCGAGCGATGAAAAAGAAGTTAAAATTCCTCGGAGAGAATTTATTGAATGCATGTGATAAAACCCAACCCGTATTTGAGTAAAATCAAATTACTCAAGAAAATAAATCAAGGAAAATTGTTTTTTCATAGCCTTCACAAGTACAATACCGTCACAGACTATGGCAGACTCGGGATATAGTGTCCGACTGTCTTCCAAGGTGGGTTGTTTGGCATTAAGTCATTACTGGATACTATGATCCTTTGCCCGCGAATAAAAGAAGATGACGTAAAACGGGACAAAGGGGAAGAAAAAAGAAACACAAATGAATCATTTGTGACGGAGAAATGTTACTTTGATAAATAATAATCTGATTATTTTTTTATCATGAAATTGTTTGGTCGCATTTATAAGATGTGTAATTTCGACCCGTCGgccgtcaaaaaaaaaaaaaaaaaaaaaaaaaaaaaaataagattgtTATTTGTAGTTAAATCTCGAAATAAGAAAAaatgttgtttatttttttaaGAGAATCAACTATTTAATGGTAAAACAAAATATTATCAATAATAGGTCCACAATTTTTACCCCGAAAATGATTTtggaaaataaatataaatatgttATAAGAAAATAATaaccttttattgtaaataatgACGTTATTCGTCGTCATCCCATTTCAGATGAAGAAACCATCGCCTGAAGCAAGGAGACCGCTGAAAAAAGAAAAAGCAAACTCACTTCTGAGATATTTTTCAGAAAGCTCCTCAGCCAGAAATTTCAACCATCCAACCACTCACTAAAAATATCTTCCTCTGTACCTACAAGGCTACAATATATAAACCCTAAGATCTTATCCATTCCATACATTCACTAATAACACCACAATAATATTTTTGGAGTTCAAGAACTGAAGTTAAGGGAATAATGGAGACGTTGAGTAGGCCGAACAGGAGCGACGTACATTTAAGCGCAGAAGAGGAAGGGAGAATTGAGGAAGAGACTCGAGAGCATTTTGACGGCTTGGCTCCCAAGCGCCACACTAAGCCTCAAAGAAGCGAGTATTCCTCGAATTATGTTGATGTCAATAGCACAGCTGAAAAAATCATCCCAGAATATGCAGAGTTTCAACGACTCGAAAATGATCAAGAGGTGCTTCTGAAACTCACTTTCATTTGATTTGTAGGACATTATCTTATACTCCGTACTTAAATATTTATGGTTCCTAGTAGTAATTAGATCGCAAttaggatcctctccatttcatCCTGAAAAGTAACTGGAAGAGGAAAATAATCCTAAAATTGTTTTGTGagagaaatggagaggatccaaacTTGTTCGAtgaatgtaattttcattaaccACCGTATCCCATCCTGGCGGAGCCATACAGCCTTTGAGGCACCGGGGACTAGAGTAATAATGTCGTTGACGAGGGTAACCTTATTTTATCTCTGCATTACTTCTGGCCTGAAAAACAAACCTCATGGTACAATACACAAACTTAAATTCCGGATATTCGAGGGAGAGTAACCTTAGGTGGTACCATGTTGATTTTCAGAAACAAATAAGGTAGCACAATTGTTGGTAGTTCACTATGTTCTTATCTAGTGCAGAAATTAGAGAGTAAGAATGAAGGCAATGTGACTGAGGAATTTGTGGAGACGGAATACTACAAGGATCTGAATTGTGTAGATAAGCAACATCACACAGTATGTTCTCGCTCTTTGTACTGTGTAGCAGACAACAATAAACCTATTTTCAGTTTCTGATCATTTTTAATGCATCTCAGACAGGAACAGGTTTCATCAAAATGGAAGATGGCAATGGCCAAGTCTACGGCATAGCTCCTGATTCGATTTCAGTCGTCAAGCATCTAGCAAGGGAAACCCGGCAACTAATGACTGGCTACCATCCATAGATGATGATCAGAACACTCAAGCATCAGACAAGCCTAACAGGAGTGATAACTGAGAAGATGTCAGGCTTTGTCAGTCCCTTCATGTTCAAGCTCCATAATGTGTTATTATGGTGGAAAGTCTTGGTTATTGTGGTGTGATTTGTAATCCTATCTATGTAGCAATTCTACATACTAATAAAAAATATTCCGAAATTTGATCTCGTGGAACTTGTCCTAGTAGTAGCAAAACAACCAAATTTCAAATATATTCCCTCAATGCCTATGACTCTCAAATGGCAGGGTAAGGGAAGGTGGATGTACCAACACATGGAGAGTATggatgacaacaacaacaacatcagagccttaatcccaaaaatgGCAGGGCACATGAATCAGGGGTTCGTGGGTGAAAGTACACCTCAAAATGCGAGAAAAATAGAAAaggcaaaaatgaaaaacaaaagggagagcgaaacataatacaaagtcaaggtaaatTTATAGGTTTTATGGAGAGTATGGATGACCCGTGATGAAAATTATGGAGAAATGCATGAAGTGAGTACTAACTACTTCACAATGAAAAGAAAAGCACATATAGCAATATAGCATGATATACTACTATCATTCAAGTCTAAACACCACATTTTTGCGCAGTCTCAAAGACACTACTTTGACTGTGTTTTTCTGGATATGATGTTCCTAATTTTTGTTGAAAGTATCAATTATGGAAGTCTTTTTGATAACAAATGTAAATACATAAGTGTCGTATTTTAACTTTTGATCTTTTTTAAACAATTACAGTCATGTTTAGAAACAATGTGTTTGGACTTGAATGGAGGGGGTATATAACAAGCATACGAACAGGATATATTCTATATATAACTGGTAATGGGAGTGATGGGACAAGATTCAACTCAAGATCTGTTACTGTGGTCAGAAAGACAGATATGCAGGCAGAAGAGAATTGTGTTGTTCATTACTCAACATTAACAATACAAAAAATTGTCATATCCCATGCTTAAGgggaaaaaataaaaataaagagacGTGCTATAAATAGGAAAAAAAACTCATTCTACTAAAATGAAGGTGTGACCTACGAACATGTTGTAAACACTACACAGAACAGTCAGATAGTTTCTACGACTTCTTTTTGTACGGAGCAAGCAAAAGAAGAGAAAAATCGTCATATATATCACAGTTGAGATGCCAGTTGAGTGCGTACCGTTGTCACGCTGAGGTATATGATAAAATTAAACTCCTGTGATGTACAAGCTagctgcaaaaacaatatcgcgctTAATGGCATTTGAAGCAGCTTCCATTTTCTTGTATAAGGCTGAGTTCCCCATAATTGATGCAGCATTTTTAAATTCCCGACATGTTTCATCAAGTCGAACGATAGTTCTTACTATTAGACCTTCTGGAACATCAGTTAACTCACAAATATCAGCAAACTCCGTTCCCTGTCACAAAGATGCAAAAAAGTTTAGTCACCATATAAATGCAACAATGCTTTCAACAAGTATATTATGCGAAATGAGTTTTGTATAAGATGGGCTCACAGGTGAGGCAGGCTCAAATCCTTGTGTGTTTTCATTTAATTATGGGGTTAATAGGTTGGTTTCACGTGTAAAACCAACTCACATGTTTTTGAGAATTATGTGATAGAATGATTTATGAAGCTAGTTAGCTAGGTATGAACATAAATAATTTACCTTTGCCCATTCATAAACAACTTCAACAAGACCAAATTTGAGATTATCCCGAGCATACTCTTCTGGGTCTATTGGAAGGTGAAACTTTGCCTGTAGTTGCCCAAGTCTGATGGCTGTATCATATAATCTACAAGaagatataaatatatatattagTTTAACCTTAAGAGTGATAGCATGACATAGTAAACCCTGGGGACTTATAATTGTTTATGTTGACAAATCTTGAGAAAGCATACATTAGAAATGTAAATGTGTAAACCCTTCTCTAGTTTTCATTGTCCAAGACTccgaatccaaccctaaactcacATCATCCAGAACAAGAAGTATCGAAACATGAATGCCTCAAATGCTCTTGCCTATGGGAACCAAGGGGAATGACTTGTACACGACCTTACAAAACAAGAGAGTATTTCCAGATAACCCATAGTGAAAATGGCATCAACCACAGAGACAAGCAAAACAGAGTAAGAACACAGATGCTAACCTCTGCACAGCCTTAGAAAGCTTGGGAGTTAAAGACGGCTCGGAAGCATTCTTCTGTTGAAATACAAAAGCAGACATTACTGCCACTGCTTCTTCTGGTTCGAGGTCCCCCATTTGATTCTCAAACAAACACTCTGTGCATATCAGCTCTTCTCCAGAGTTCATCTCACAGGCAACACGACCCTTTATCTGAACCACAAGGTCTTCATCTATACAGCCTACTTCTTTTAGAACATCTATCTGCACAGAGAAAGGATAGTGTTAAAGACCTATTTTGATGTTGCACCCTATGCTATGCAAAATATGTTTTTCCCTGTGCAACAGAGAGCCACAAGAGCAATTTTGATTCTGGCGAGTTTCTAACCCAAGTCTTGAGTATCAACCCTCAATGACTTTACCAGCTAAGCTATATGATATGTGAGTATGCAATGCAGTATGAATAGTTAGGAGTAACATATGCCGTGACAGAGAAAAGCCTCCACACGTAAGCTGTCATACCCGCCCCTGAAAGTCTGGCATCTGTTGAAGCGCTTCATCAGACATTTGAAACTTCAACATATCCACTTCATCTCTGTGCTTGAATATCTCTTTAACCGACTTCATATGCTCATCCAACTTTATACAACCATGGCACTTATTATCTGCCATGTTTTCCAATAACTTGTTCCATTTGTAGTATGTGTGTATTAGGTCCACATTCTTCAGCTTAAGATCTGAGCAACGATAAGAGTTATGAATATAAGGCTCATAATTGAATAGCCTTCATTGTTTTGTTTctcagaataaaaaaaaaaatgttatgcTACGTAACATCCGATCACATCATATATACTATGAAAGGACATGTTTTTCTTTAACTGAATCTATCTAAACTGAACTTCACCCAATTGAAGACCAAAATGAGCTAAAATGAAGTGACgtgctgaaattaagtccaaaagaattaAAGGAGGGAGGTGGGAATTAAAGTTTAAAAAAACTAATACCAAATTTTACCTCTTACTTCTTTAATTCCTTTCACTTTTCTTTTCTTGTCCATTTCTTTGATTTGTTTGACTTCCATGTTTTTTGAAGTTTCTAAATGCTAAATTACCATATTGTCTTGATAAGTTGTACAGTATGCATTTACAAAAATACGCTTATTTAGTTATTTGGTTCTGATTTGGGTCCAAACTCCAAACCTCCCCATTTACCCCACTTAAGCACCCCATCTAATCTAATCAACCCCACTTATCAAGCCAACCATTTAATCAAAACCTACACACTCACTCATGTGTTTCCCCCAATTTACCCATCACTCATTCATCCCTAACCTAGCCGACCATTCTCTCTCTGAAAAAACTCAAAAGACCTAGAAGATGAAATCTCACTGCCGCACACAAAGAAGTGGACCAAAACAAAACGTGCAAGGAATCAAAGAAGAGGGGAAATTGGTTAATAACACCACTAATCAAATTTGTTACTGTGGCAGAAAAAATTCTGGAACTTTTTATTCAAAGCTTGGCAAATAACCAATTTAATAGTACAAGGGGAGAAAACTGATAGCAAAGGCATACCTTTCTGAGGGTCCAACGCTGGAGGATATTTATCTCTATTATTAGATTTCAGATCCAAAAGCTGCTGGACGGTTTTTGAATAAGCAGCAGTGCTGACATCTTCAAGAAGCCGAGCTTGGTCAACCTTTAGTCTGCAATTACAGATGTAAAGGAACTCTCTATTGTCCACTTCTCTGACCTCGAAATGTTTACCACCAGTCACCCCTTGGTGAGGCAATTTGATGTTGACAACACCGGATCCCTTGCGAGTAGTTGACGAAGAATAATATTCATCATCTAATGCACGTTTTGCCTTAGGCAACAAAACAAAACCTTCTTCTGGTTTTCCACCACCTTTGTCAATTGTGGCCCCAATAGCTGATGTGGATGGCCCTATTAGAGCTAGATCGGGTCTCAGCACTAAAACAATGTATTTTTTAAGGCTAGCTGAAGGGGCTTTTAGTACCACACCGAGTAAATGGTCCGGAGTCTGCAGAAAAGAAGATTGAGCACAATATCAACATAGTTAGACATCATACTCCATCATTAGGATAGACCGACAAAATTGCTCTGAGACATTGAACTAGATATATGGATAGTCTGGGAGGACATTGCTATATTCTTCAACTCATCTAGTGGGTTGATGACATGGCTTCACAAAAAATACATAACCTTCATCCAACATAAAATATAACAGAGCAGAAGTAATAGGAGGAACACTAAGACAGCAATCTAATGTGTTGCAGAAACTTTAATGCAATATGGCAGACAACTCCAAAGACTCGTCAGTTCCAATGCTTAGAATATTCCAATGCTTAGAATAAGTAAAGTCCAGTAAGCTTTAATGCTTAATTCCTCAACCCCAACGACAATATTTAACGACACACATAACGTTATCCTGAGTCGCTATGAGTTGAAGTATGCACAAATCCCAAAAAATAAGGACTTATAAAAATAGAAAGAAATTGTGAACAGCTGATTTCAAGCTTGCAATAAAACAAATGCAACTTTAGGGATGTGTCTCTATCAAATAGGCTATAGACCAGCTATTTATCTCATTAACTCACCGTTGGAGATTTGACAACCACCACCCTTCCAGGCAAAAGAAACGACTGAGCAGCATGAGACTGCATGATGCCATCCGTTATCTTGTCCAAATATCCCTCAGCCTCTTTGTACATCTTATAGTATTCTTCAATGGATGGTTCACCCTTTATGCATCTACAAGTAAAATGAAATGATTTTAGGTTAAACGTGTTTAAAACATACGTAAATGGAATCAAAGATGATGGCTGGGGAAAGGGAGCTAGGCATAGTGGTATGCTCTCGCTTAACAAATGTGAGATAAAGCTTCAGTTGTCACAGACCTCACAGTGTCCTGGGCCCATACAAGGGTCATCCCCGGCTGCCTATCTGGCAAAGTTCTATACCATATGGCCAGAGTTAAGTACTTCAGTCCGTTTCGTAACAAACTAAAATCGCAATTATACATGTGCCTATCTGGCAAAGTTCTCTAGATATGTCCAGACCATAGGTAAACCATTTTTGTTAAAGGTATTCTTCATATATAACAGCCATTCTAGGACTTCTATTTATTCCCCCATTATCTCCATTATCAACCAACCTTGGCTCCAACTCCATTAACCTCCTTTCTCCATCATTTACACCCCTCAAGTTCCCAACCATACTGGGCTACCAGTGGCAGTCACCACTATAAGTGAACCATTCACCCTAATACTACCAGATTGCCCCCCTCCCCCCTTACCCCACGAATCTAATCTCCTTCCCCctttaattcttttttttataatatttatgcataattaattatttaatgcTTCTCTGGAACaggaaagcaaaaaaaaaaaacttaaccaTCAAACTACCATGAGTTTCAGAAGAGAACACCGTGATTGCTCCATGAGCCAAAACTAATCCAAGGAACAAGGGCTACACCCTATAGCGAGGTAGGGCCTTGGATATATGCAACCTTCCCTCAGTATTCACAATACAGTCGGATGACCCATATTGAAAATTGTGTCAAGAACTGAGTCTGCTACTTCACTATTAAATTTGTTACAACAATTTAGTAAGTCATTTAATTTTATTTATCATACTCAACTGCGAATCTTCTGATCCATTTGAAATGGAAAAGTAAGGTGTACCTCAGAAACTTTAGCATAAAAGTTAATCACAGATTATTTTCATATCACCATAGATCCATTCCCTAGAACCTCTTGGCAGCTAAAGTTTTTTAATTGGCAGAAGAATCAATTTTGAACTTCTAATAAAACAAGTGAAACATACTCTATTGTTTTTGCAGGCTGTGCAAGCTTTCGCATCAGAAGCTGTTGCTTTTCAGGAATATTCTTTTGAGCATGAAATTCAGCAAAACTTCTTTTCAGCATGTCTTCTACCTACAGTTGTAAGCAGAGTAAATATAAATAAGTGTCCCTGTTAGAGAGCAGCATATAACAGTAAAATACTCAAAAGGTAAGACAATGTTAGTTACATGCAACCAAAACAAGCAGCTCTATCTCTTCTTCATTCTAAAAACTGTAAGCGATCAGCACTACAGTCAGTTTTACAAAAAGGCTGTCAAATAGTAAATTTTGATATTATAGTGTACATACAATAATTCAGCTTTTTACGTTGTCATGAAATTTTACCAGAAGTCTGGAATACAGGATTCTTTCCAAAGACCCATAGCTTACAATTTAGGACAAGACATCCGTGAGGGGGTAATGAACCATTTAAAGTTGAAAGTTCAAATGACACGACATATACAACAATAAAGTTGTTGCACAAGACTATATTTTAATTTGCAGATCCAGAAACTTATGTTCTCTCAGCTAAGACTATCAGTCTCAAATAACAGAAGCAATATTTTTTAAATCCAGAATCATTGCATAAATCAAACTTCTCATCC
It includes:
- the LOC141591563 gene encoding uncharacterized protein LOC141591563 encodes the protein METLSRPNRSDVHLSAEEEGRIEEETREHFDGLAPKRHTKPQRSEYSSNYVDVNSTAEKIIPEYAEFQRLENDQEKLESKNEGNVTEEFVETEYYKDLNCVDKQHHTTGTGFIKMEDGNGQVYGIAPDSISVVKHLARETRQLMTGYHP